In Dromiciops gliroides isolate mDroGli1 chromosome 4, mDroGli1.pri, whole genome shotgun sequence, one DNA window encodes the following:
- the PNISR gene encoding arginine/serine-rich protein PNISR isoform X2, with amino-acid sequence MWDQGGQPWQQWPLNQQQWMQSFQHQQDPSQIDWAALAQAWIAQREASGQQSVVEQPPGIMPNGQDMSGIESGPNNHGNFQGDTNFNRMWQPG; translated from the exons ATGTGGGACCAAGGAGGACAGCCTTGGCAACAGTGGCCTTTGAATCAACAACAGTGGATGCAGTCATTTCAGCACCAGCAGGATCcaa GTCAGATCGATTGGGCTGCATTAGCTCAAGCATGGATTGCTCAGCGAGAAGCCTCAGGACAGCAGAGTGTGGTGGAGCAGCCTCCAGGAATAATGCCAAATGGACAAGACATGTCAGGAATAGAATCTGGTCCCAACAACCATGGGAATTTTCAAGGGGATACAAATTTTAACCGAATGTGGCAACCag